Proteins found in one Fusarium oxysporum Fo47 chromosome V, complete sequence genomic segment:
- a CDS encoding Alpha/Beta hydrolase protein: protein MSINYVTQGLPAAPEISIKTVHMAGLRVDVYGLDELPPNVPVSCLWLLHPRTRSRETMNDIARRTIGAWGAHAGSNSKRGLIALAFDMPNHGTRRVSISANHPWSRGNPTHALDMFAMVKGGVLDMSGLMDLVSGYLGLEIDGHVCLGWSLGGHGAWQAFFGEKRIDAAVVIIGCPDFTGLMSGRAAGSKLDCGADFIGSKYFPKDLIEICSKHDPKAICFGTAPIPSSLSSAEQTRLRAILDERVKDKKLLLCSGGDDELVPYANTKEFSTLLKEAVGEKGWYRDGGLEVDDRVYEGIGHKFSPKMVEDAVQFLVNAVEKGPRGKAHVREGEKSVL, encoded by the exons ATGTCTATCAACTACGTCACACAAGGACTTCCGGCCGCCCCAGAAATTTCCATCAAGACCGTTCATATGGCAGGTTTGCGTGTCGATGTCTATGGTCTTGATGAACTTCCTCCCAATGTCCCCGTTTCATGCCTATGGCTTCTGCACCCTCGTACCAGATCTCGAGAAACTATGAATGATATTGCGAGACGCACCATAGGAGCATGGGGCGCGCATGCTGGTAGCAACTCCAAGCGCGGCCTCATCGCCTTGGCATTTGATATGCCCAACCACGGAACTAGAAGGGTTAGCATATCAGCGAACCATCCTTGGAGTAGGGGAAATCCGACACATGCGCTTGACATGTTTGCCATGGTAAAGGGAGGCGTATTAGATATGAGTGGTCTTATGGACCTTGTTTCGGGGTATCTTGGTCTTGAAATTGATGGCCATGTGTGCCTTGGCTGGAGTCTAGGTGGACATGGTGCCTGGCAGGCCTTCTttggggagaagaggatTGATGCGGCTGTAGTGATTATTGGGTGTCCTGATTTCACAG GACTTATGTCTGGTCGCGCTGCTGGATCGAAACTCGACTGCGGCGCTGATTTTATCGGAAGCAAATACTTCCCCAAGGATCTTATTGAGATTTGTAGCAAACACGACCCCAAGGCTATTTGCTTCGGTACTGCGCCCATCCCATCTTCACTTTCCTCTGCCGAGCAGACTCGCCTGAGGGCTATCCTGGATGAGCGCGTTAAAGACAAGAAGCTACTCCTCTGCTCGGGCGGTGACGATGAGTTGGTTCCATACGCAAACACTAAGGAATTTTCGACGTTATTGAAGGAAGCCGTGGGTGAAAAGGGCTGGTATCGCGATGGTGGCTTGGAGGTGGATGATAGAGTATATGAGGGTATTGGACATAAGTTCAGTCCTAAGATGGTGGAGGATGCTGTGCAGTTCTTGGTTAATGCCGTGGAAAAGGGGCCGAGAGGCAAGGCACATGTTAGGGAGGGGGAGAAAAGTGTTCTGTAG
- a CDS encoding ICE2-domain-containing protein: MWWLFRALFSSIFLLSIVLSIPVAFDVGGRDSGLAYSLALFLFYFTYSSLELLTPEKSRSRYFLSGFLRLSQWIIIPALLIWALGQFAVDADNTNWVERTVGGLFNSKNTSWREWMFGKDGLVETITLGGWDNVLRYSGPVFQLLEGFCTLLVIQAAGQLTRWLVNRGRSDTWLIVLLVLSSSIMASAVYFLWRVAQFPQIGNLDATLIGIAMTTAVFLCAFGIGSGRGNPIESSLLFAYIVLCIYQIFTDYLPSENADHTQDHDGSESDIPPLPPVIMASYSTFLHMLGSLPSAVHSSLALLYAAFQTITPSVIISLTYRSLVFYCATRIIPSIRESGARAMMQEPDWEDSETAGKFLGFLSWFSPSILIAVYTSLLLQHFSTSDGPDGWTLRGGDVEGSNWQWANIGLTMVLYGVELYLGSDEHDHWKVD; encoded by the exons ATGTGGTGGTTATTCAGGGCGCTATTCAGCTCTATCTTCCTGCTTAGCATCGTCCTCTCCATCCCCGTCGCTTTCGATGTCGGTGGTCGCGATAGTGGGCTGGCTTACAGTCTAGCCCTGTTCCTATTCTATTTTACATATTCTAGCCTCGAGCTTTTGACGCCAGAAAAGTCACGCTCGCGGTATTTCCTTTCTGGATTTCTACGGTTGTCGCAGTGGATCATCATCCCCGCCCTCCTCATCTGGGCGCTGGGACAGTTCGCTGTCGATGCCGACAACACAAATTGGGTGGAGCGAACAGTGGGTGGTCTGTTCAACTCTAAGAACACGAGCTGGAGGGAATGGATGTTTGGCAAGGATGGCTTGGTTGAGACGATCACGCTGGGTGGATGGGATAATGTGCTACGGTATTCGGGCCCCGTGTTCCAGCTTTTGGAGGGCTTCTGTACCTTGTTGGTTATCCAAGCAGCGGGACAACTCACAAGATGGCTTGTCAACCGTGGAAGAAGTGATACTTGGTTG ATCGTTCTTCTGGTTCTCTCCAGCTCCATCATGGCTAGCGCTGTGTACTTCCTCTGGAGGGTAGCACAATTCCCTCAAATCGGCAACCTTGATGCTACCCTTATTGGCATCGCAATGACAACTGCCGTGTTCCTGTGCGCTTTTGGTATCGGCAGTGGTCGCGGCAATCCTATTGAGTCGTCGCTTCTTTTTGCCTATATTGTGCTCTGCATCTACCAGATCTTCACTGATTATCTGCCATCAGAAAATGCAGACCATACACAAGATCACGATGGCTCAGAGTCTGATATTCCACCTTTGCCCCCTGTCATTATGGCATCCTACTCGACTTTCCTCCACATGCTGGGCTCATTGCCATCCGCTGTTCACTCGTCATTGGCGCTACTATATGCCGCCTTCCAGACTATCACGCCATCAGTCATCATCTCGCTAACATACCGCTCTTTGGTATTCTACTGCGCTACACGTATCATCCCCTCAATCCGCGAGTCGGGTGCGCGAGCCATGATGCAAGAACCAGATTGGGAGGACTCTGAGACTGCAGGTAAATTCTTGGGATTCCTCAGCTGGTTCTCGCCGTCAATTTTAATAGCAGTCTACACCAGTCTGCTCCTACAACATTTCTCCACCAGCGACGGTCCAGATGGCTGGACTCTCCgaggtggtgatgttgagggCAGCAACTGGCAGTGGGCCAATATCGGCCTGACTATGGTTTTGTATGGTGTCGAGCTCTATCTGGGTTCCGACGAGCATGACCACTGGAAGGTTGACTAA